The proteins below are encoded in one region of Neofelis nebulosa isolate mNeoNeb1 chromosome 17, mNeoNeb1.pri, whole genome shotgun sequence:
- the LOC131499217 gene encoding LOW QUALITY PROTEIN: 14-3-3 protein zeta/delta-like (The sequence of the model RefSeq protein was modified relative to this genomic sequence to represent the inferred CDS: inserted 1 base in 1 codon) translates to HRACGAPTAGAGDWRKPLVCGAAVPGEQRDPGTESQPRRCRPETAEPPSVRPPPPTPDTEHPVRDKNELVQKAKLAEQAERYGDTAACMKSVTEQGAELSNEERNRLSVAYKNVVGAHRSSWWVVSSIEQKTEGAXEKTQMAREYREKIETEPRDICNDVLSLLEKFLIPSASQAESKVFYLKMKGDYCRYLAEVAAGDDKKGMMDQSQQACEEAFETSKEEMQPTQPIRLGLALNFPVFYSEILNSLEKACSLAKTV, encoded by the exons CATCGTGCGTGTGGTGCCCCTACTGCAGGGGCTGGTGATTGGAGGAAACCCCTTGTCTGCGGAGCGGCTGTACCCGGTGAGCAGCGAGATCCAGGGACAGAGTCTCAGCCTCGCCGCTGCCGCCCAGAGACTGCTGAGCCCCCGTCGGTCCGTCCGCCGCCACCCACTCCAGACACAGAACATCCAGTCAGGGATAAAAATGAGCTGGTGCAGAAGGCCAAGCTGGCCGAGCAGGCTGAGCGATATGGTGACACGGCAGCCTGCATGAAGTCTGTAACTGAGCAAGGAGCTGAATTATCCAATGAGGAGAGGAATCGTCTCTCAGTTGCTTATAAAAATGTTGTAGGAGCCCATAGGTCATCTTGGTGGGTCGTCTCAAGTATTGAGCAAAAGACGGAAGGTG GAGAAAAAACACAGATGGCTCgagaatacagagagaaaattgAGACCGAGCCAAGAGATATCTGCAATGATGTACTGTCTCTTTTGGAAAAGTTTTTGATCCCCAGTGCTTCACAAGCAGAGAGCAAAGTCttctatttgaaaatgaaaggagaCTACTGTCGTTACTTGGCTGAGGTTGCTGCTGGTGATGACAAGAAAGGGATGATGGATCAGTCACAACAAGCATGCGAAGAAGCTTTTGAGACCAGCAAAGAGGAAATGCAGCCGACACAGCCTATCAGATTGGGTCTGGCCCTTAACTTCCCTGTGTTCTATTCTGAGATTCTGAACTCCCTGGAGAAAGCCTGCTCTCTTGCaaagacagtttaa